The Enterococcus sp. 7F3_DIV0205 genome has a window encoding:
- a CDS encoding LCP family protein has protein sequence MKTGMKFLICMILFVLLIFTGIGSYTAINFHNGKKIAQSQVNKSKNTNFSGDQQTNMKEITIMLIGDDGREDDEDGGRADTLMVAHYNSETKQPKLVSIMRDSYVSIPGHGLEKINAAYAYGGAELTRKVLNDSFGLPINYYISADFNNFIRLINELYPKGIEIDAEKDINLDNVDIKKGKQTMDGNTLLQYARFRMDEEGDFGRVRRQQQVMDALAKQSKDAVSFLQLPKIAGEAVGYLDTNIPTDLLVDLAKDFLTGNVKSLETLSVPVKGSWSFNDYTDAGSVLEIDEKQNQEAIHSFLSDGAAK, from the coding sequence ATGAAAACAGGAATGAAATTTTTAATTTGTATGATTCTTTTTGTTCTCTTGATTTTTACAGGAATCGGGAGTTACACGGCAATCAATTTTCATAACGGGAAAAAAATAGCTCAATCTCAAGTGAACAAGAGCAAAAATACTAATTTTTCTGGTGATCAACAGACAAATATGAAAGAAATCACAATTATGTTAATTGGTGATGATGGTCGTGAAGATGATGAAGATGGCGGACGCGCAGATACTTTGATGGTCGCCCACTATAATAGTGAAACTAAACAACCCAAATTAGTCTCAATCATGAGAGATTCTTATGTATCAATACCTGGTCATGGATTAGAAAAAATCAATGCAGCTTATGCATATGGTGGAGCAGAATTAACTAGAAAAGTCCTCAATGACTCTTTTGGATTACCAATCAATTATTATATTTCAGCTGATTTTAATAATTTTATTCGATTGATCAATGAGCTTTATCCAAAAGGGATTGAGATTGATGCGGAAAAAGATATCAATTTAGACAATGTCGACATCAAAAAAGGCAAACAAACTATGGATGGCAATACATTGTTACAGTATGCTCGTTTTAGAATGGACGAAGAAGGTGACTTTGGTCGTGTAAGAAGACAACAACAGGTCATGGACGCCCTGGCAAAACAATCTAAAGATGCCGTTTCCTTCTTACAACTTCCAAAAATTGCTGGTGAAGCTGTCGGTTACTTAGATACAAATATTCCTACTGACCTTCTAGTAGACTTGGCAAAAGATTTTCTAACAGGGAACGTAAAAAGTCTTGAAACATTATCTGTACCAGTTAAAGGGAGCTGGTCATTTAACGATTACACTGATGCAGGCAGTGTATTAGAAATAGACGAGAAACAAAACCAAGAAGCCATTCATAGCTTCTTGAGTGATGGAGCTGCAAAATGA